One part of the Glycine soja cultivar W05 chromosome 11, ASM419377v2, whole genome shotgun sequence genome encodes these proteins:
- the LOC114377312 gene encoding cysteine-rich receptor-like protein kinase 2 isoform X2, whose protein sequence is MVQLKLIALTLLVLWSWWSFEGTVGDPQLFLLKWECGVVSVHDLSNFNQNRNAILADLRVQVRNQSKYFATAESTSGADPVYAMFQCRNYLSKNDCAACFAATATNIRNCSAGNTGRIVYDGCFLRYENNDIFDHSFISGLHTLCGNQTADESTGFGAVGRQVMMDLQIATPKISGYFAATKTQVAGGVIYAFAQCAEILTQETCSDCLSIAQSGIQDCLPNTDGRGVNPPVCFMRYSETPFFADNQTTDISPYLKQGGGVSIKNWVVIVSGGVAGALLVVILISLFWWHRRSQSPTRVPRSIIMGATELKGPTKYKYSDLKAATQNFSEKNKLGEGGFGAVYKGTMKNGKVVAVKKLISGNSSNIDDEFESEVTLISNVHHRNLVRLLGCCSKGQERILVYEYMANASLDKLLFGQRKGSLNWKQRRDIILGTARGLTYLHEEFHVSITHRDIKSANILLDEQLQPRISDFGLVKLLPGDKSHITTRFAGTLGYIAPEYALHGQLSEKADTYSYGIVVLEIISGQKSTNVKVLDDDGEDEYLLRRAWKLYERGMHLELVDKSLDPYSYDAEEMKKVIGIALLCTQALAAMRPNMSEVVVLLSSNDLLEHMRPSMPIIIESNLRPQRDISSSTASSTTNATISNSIVPAR, encoded by the exons ATGGTGCAACTAAAGCTCATAGCCTTAACCTTGTTGGTGTTGTGGTCATGGTGGAGCTTTGAGGGTACAGTTGGAGACCCTCAACTCTTTCTACTCAAATGGGAGTGCGGCGTAGTCTCGGTACATGACTTGTCCAACTTCAACCAAAATCGTAACGCAATTTTGGCAGACCTGAGAGTGCAGGTGAGAAACCAAAGCAAGTACTTTGCCACGGCTGAATCAACCAGCGGAGCAGACCCTGTTTATGCCATGTTCCAATGCAGGAACTACCTCTCCAAAAATGACTGTGCCGCCTGCTTTGCCGCCACCGCCACCAATATCCGTAACTGCTCCGCCGGAAATACTGGCCGTATAGTTTATGACGGCTGCTTCCTCAG GTACGAGAACAATGACATCTTTGACCACAGTTTCATTTCTGGCCTCCACACACTTTGTGGAAATCAGACTGCAGATGAAAGCACAGGTTTTGGTGCAGTTGGACGGCAAGTGATGATGGATCTACAAATAGCAACACCCAAAATTAGTGGCTACTTTGCAGCTACCAAGACACAAGTGGCTGGCGGTGTAATCTATGCCTTTGCTCAATGTGCTGAAATTCTCACACAAGAAACTTGTTCAGACTGTTTGTCAATTGCACAGAGCGGCATACAAGATTGTCTTCCAAATACAGACGGTAGGGGAGTCAATCCCCCTGTGTGCTTTATGAGATACTCGGAGACACCTTTCTTTGCTGATAACCAAACTACTGATATCAGCCCCTACCTAAAACAAG GAGGAGGAGTTTCAATCAAGAATTGGGTTGTTATTGTTAGTGGTGGTGTTGCAGGTGCACTCCTTGTTGTGAtccttatttcattattttggtgGCATAGAAGATCCCAAAGTCCGACGAGAGTTCCTAGAA GTATCATAATGGGAGCAACTGAGTTGAAAGGTCCAACCAAGTACAAGTATAGTGACTTGAAAGCTGCAACACAAAATTTCAGTGAGAAAAACAAACTAGGAGAAGGAGGTTTTGGCGCTGTATACAAG GGGACTATGAAAAATGGGAAAGTTGTTGCAGTCAAGAAATTAATTTCAGGAAATTCCAGCAACATAGATGATGAATTTGAAAGTGAAGTAACGCTTATAAGTAATGTTCATCATAGAAATCTTGTTCGTCTTCTTGGTTGTTGCAGTAAAGGCCAAGAAAGAATCCTTGTTTACGAATACATGGCAAATGCCAGCctagacaaattattatttg GACAACGAAAAGGCTCCCTCAACTGGAAACAACGCCGTGATATAATTTTGGGCACAGCAAGGGGATTGACTTATCTACATGAAGAATTTCATGTTTCTATCACACATAGAGATATTAAGAGTGCCAATATCCTATTGGATGAACAACTTCAGCCCAGAATTTCTGATTTTGGGTTGGTGAAGCTCCTTCCAGGAGACAAATCTCATATTACCACAAGATTTGCTGGGACATT AGGATACATAGCACCTGAGTATGCACTCCATGGTCAATTATCAGAAAAGGCTGATACATACAGCTATGGAATTGTAGTCTTAGAAATCATAAGTGGTCAAAAGAGTACCAATGTGAAGGTTCTTGATGATGATGGTGAGGATGAATACCTTCTTCGACGA GCATGGAAGTTGTATGAAAGAGGCATGCACTTGGAGTTAGTGGACAAAAGCTTAGACCCTTATAGCTATGATGCAGAAGAAATGAAGAAAGTGATAGGCATTGCTTTGCTGTGCACTCAAGCATTGGCTGCAATGAGGCCAAACATGTCTGAAGTAGTAGTCCTACTTAGTAGCAATGACTTACTTGAGCATATGAGACCTTCCATGCCTATCATTATTGAGTCGAATTTAAGGCCCCAAAGAGATATCTCTTCTTCAACTGCTTCCTCTACGACTAATGCAACTATCTCCAATTCAATAGTACCCGCTCGATGA
- the LOC114377312 gene encoding cysteine-rich receptor-like protein kinase 2 isoform X1 — translation MVQLKLIALTLLVLWSWWSFEGTVGDPQLFLLKWECGVVSVHDLSNFNQNRNAILADLRVQVRNQSKYFATAESTSGADPVYAMFQCRNYLSKNDCAACFAATATNIRNCSAGNTGRIVYDGCFLRYENNDIFDHSFISGLHTLCGNQTADESTGFGAVGRQVMMDLQIATPKISGYFAATKTQVAGGVIYAFAQCAEILTQETCSDCLSIAQSGIQDCLPNTDGRGVNPPVCFMRYSETPFFADNQTTDISPYLKQGGGVSIKNWVVIVSGGVAGALLVVILISLFWWHRRSQSPTRVPRTGIIMGATELKGPTKYKYSDLKAATQNFSEKNKLGEGGFGAVYKGTMKNGKVVAVKKLISGNSSNIDDEFESEVTLISNVHHRNLVRLLGCCSKGQERILVYEYMANASLDKLLFGQRKGSLNWKQRRDIILGTARGLTYLHEEFHVSITHRDIKSANILLDEQLQPRISDFGLVKLLPGDKSHITTRFAGTLGYIAPEYALHGQLSEKADTYSYGIVVLEIISGQKSTNVKVLDDDGEDEYLLRRAWKLYERGMHLELVDKSLDPYSYDAEEMKKVIGIALLCTQALAAMRPNMSEVVVLLSSNDLLEHMRPSMPIIIESNLRPQRDISSSTASSTTNATISNSIVPAR, via the exons ATGGTGCAACTAAAGCTCATAGCCTTAACCTTGTTGGTGTTGTGGTCATGGTGGAGCTTTGAGGGTACAGTTGGAGACCCTCAACTCTTTCTACTCAAATGGGAGTGCGGCGTAGTCTCGGTACATGACTTGTCCAACTTCAACCAAAATCGTAACGCAATTTTGGCAGACCTGAGAGTGCAGGTGAGAAACCAAAGCAAGTACTTTGCCACGGCTGAATCAACCAGCGGAGCAGACCCTGTTTATGCCATGTTCCAATGCAGGAACTACCTCTCCAAAAATGACTGTGCCGCCTGCTTTGCCGCCACCGCCACCAATATCCGTAACTGCTCCGCCGGAAATACTGGCCGTATAGTTTATGACGGCTGCTTCCTCAG GTACGAGAACAATGACATCTTTGACCACAGTTTCATTTCTGGCCTCCACACACTTTGTGGAAATCAGACTGCAGATGAAAGCACAGGTTTTGGTGCAGTTGGACGGCAAGTGATGATGGATCTACAAATAGCAACACCCAAAATTAGTGGCTACTTTGCAGCTACCAAGACACAAGTGGCTGGCGGTGTAATCTATGCCTTTGCTCAATGTGCTGAAATTCTCACACAAGAAACTTGTTCAGACTGTTTGTCAATTGCACAGAGCGGCATACAAGATTGTCTTCCAAATACAGACGGTAGGGGAGTCAATCCCCCTGTGTGCTTTATGAGATACTCGGAGACACCTTTCTTTGCTGATAACCAAACTACTGATATCAGCCCCTACCTAAAACAAG GAGGAGGAGTTTCAATCAAGAATTGGGTTGTTATTGTTAGTGGTGGTGTTGCAGGTGCACTCCTTGTTGTGAtccttatttcattattttggtgGCATAGAAGATCCCAAAGTCCGACGAGAGTTCCTAGAA CAGGTATCATAATGGGAGCAACTGAGTTGAAAGGTCCAACCAAGTACAAGTATAGTGACTTGAAAGCTGCAACACAAAATTTCAGTGAGAAAAACAAACTAGGAGAAGGAGGTTTTGGCGCTGTATACAAG GGGACTATGAAAAATGGGAAAGTTGTTGCAGTCAAGAAATTAATTTCAGGAAATTCCAGCAACATAGATGATGAATTTGAAAGTGAAGTAACGCTTATAAGTAATGTTCATCATAGAAATCTTGTTCGTCTTCTTGGTTGTTGCAGTAAAGGCCAAGAAAGAATCCTTGTTTACGAATACATGGCAAATGCCAGCctagacaaattattatttg GACAACGAAAAGGCTCCCTCAACTGGAAACAACGCCGTGATATAATTTTGGGCACAGCAAGGGGATTGACTTATCTACATGAAGAATTTCATGTTTCTATCACACATAGAGATATTAAGAGTGCCAATATCCTATTGGATGAACAACTTCAGCCCAGAATTTCTGATTTTGGGTTGGTGAAGCTCCTTCCAGGAGACAAATCTCATATTACCACAAGATTTGCTGGGACATT AGGATACATAGCACCTGAGTATGCACTCCATGGTCAATTATCAGAAAAGGCTGATACATACAGCTATGGAATTGTAGTCTTAGAAATCATAAGTGGTCAAAAGAGTACCAATGTGAAGGTTCTTGATGATGATGGTGAGGATGAATACCTTCTTCGACGA GCATGGAAGTTGTATGAAAGAGGCATGCACTTGGAGTTAGTGGACAAAAGCTTAGACCCTTATAGCTATGATGCAGAAGAAATGAAGAAAGTGATAGGCATTGCTTTGCTGTGCACTCAAGCATTGGCTGCAATGAGGCCAAACATGTCTGAAGTAGTAGTCCTACTTAGTAGCAATGACTTACTTGAGCATATGAGACCTTCCATGCCTATCATTATTGAGTCGAATTTAAGGCCCCAAAGAGATATCTCTTCTTCAACTGCTTCCTCTACGACTAATGCAACTATCTCCAATTCAATAGTACCCGCTCGATGA